The proteins below come from a single Bacillus spongiae genomic window:
- a CDS encoding RNA polymerase sigma factor gives MLHLVRKAQKGNDKAFLTLFQKYEQDIYRIALVYVKNQNDALDVIQETAYRSFKTIKHLKEPHHFKTWLIRIAINCSVDLLRKQKKIIQLKPEFEANLSVDLNEEIELELTVRDLIERLNEEEKSVVILRFYEGLTFKEISEMLDMPLGTAKTILYRALDKLRNELKGDSFYE, from the coding sequence TTGTTACATTTAGTAAGGAAAGCTCAAAAAGGAAATGATAAGGCTTTTTTAACATTATTTCAGAAATACGAACAGGATATTTATCGAATCGCTTTAGTATACGTGAAAAATCAAAACGATGCACTGGATGTGATCCAAGAAACAGCCTATCGTTCATTCAAAACAATCAAACATTTAAAAGAACCTCACCATTTTAAAACTTGGTTAATAAGAATAGCGATAAACTGCTCCGTAGATTTACTTCGAAAGCAAAAGAAAATAATTCAATTAAAGCCTGAATTCGAGGCGAATTTATCCGTTGATTTAAATGAAGAAATTGAATTAGAATTGACGGTTCGAGACCTAATTGAGCGTTTAAATGAAGAAGAAAAAAGTGTAGTTATTTTAAGATTTTACGAAGGGTTAACTTTCAAAGAGATATCAGAAATGCTCGATATGCCTTTAGGAACGGCTAAAACCATTTTATATCGAGCGTTAGACAAGCTCCGTAATGAATTGAAAGGAGACAGTTTTTATGAGTAA
- a CDS encoding type II CAAX endopeptidase family protein — protein sequence MLLGSIFKRPMVMFVLLSNVIFWVFLALIGVCMMINVPMIITNTLIIMSAWSSTFSFIILFKIIYPRLNLIDFIKQQFATKLSFNVLGIAISIQALIFICSLILLPSTDNIQYFSKSLSGVTLFLFLFFNILVSGPLGEELGWRGYALNELQKKYSPLVTAIITGGLWGFWHTPLWLLTSGYTGMNLIKYCGLFMVGIISVTIIMTFFYNLNKNLFVPIIIHQLFNFFILITKGELLDILFYHSLLYFSVAFILIVINPKRILYYDEKAPFHKPLKF from the coding sequence ATGTTATTGGGAAGTATTTTTAAAAGACCGATGGTGATGTTCGTTTTATTAAGTAATGTGATTTTTTGGGTATTTTTAGCGTTAATTGGTGTATGTATGATGATTAATGTGCCGATGATAATTACAAATACTTTAATCATTATGTCAGCATGGTCCTCAACCTTTTCTTTTATTATTTTATTTAAAATTATTTATCCTCGGTTGAATCTTATAGATTTTATAAAACAACAATTTGCAACCAAACTTAGCTTCAATGTACTTGGAATAGCCATTAGCATTCAAGCATTAATCTTTATATGTTCGCTCATACTTCTACCAAGTACTGATAATATTCAATATTTCTCGAAATCACTTTCAGGTGTCACATTATTCCTATTCTTATTTTTCAATATTCTAGTAAGTGGACCTTTAGGTGAAGAACTAGGGTGGAGAGGATATGCTCTGAATGAACTTCAGAAAAAGTACTCACCTTTAGTTACTGCTATTATAACAGGAGGACTATGGGGTTTTTGGCACACACCTCTATGGCTACTAACTTCGGGGTATACTGGAATGAATTTAATAAAGTATTGTGGACTTTTTATGGTCGGAATCATATCAGTTACGATTATTATGACGTTTTTTTATAATTTAAATAAGAACTTATTCGTCCCCATAATCATTCATCAACTATTTAATTTTTTCATTCTAATTACAAAGGGAGAATTATTGGACATTTTATTTTACCACTCGCTTCTCTATTTTAGTGTTGCCTTCATATTAATAGTAATCAACCCAAAGCGTATACTATATTACGATGAGAAAGCTCCTTTCCACAAACCCTTGAAATTTTAA
- a CDS encoding alpha/beta hydrolase, whose amino-acid sequence MDLHYEVHGSGDPIVMIHSPGVDMREWVFIVPHLAKTNQVVIFDGRGAGKSPSPSEPTDYVDDLLKLIDHLGLKKVTLVGHSMGGQIATDFTLTFPDKVRKLVLLAPSLTGYTYSSEFIQWMQSVNAVAPDVKKLVELSLSGPNYRITMSSPHQDFLYDMTRHHMKKVFTEWENFEMTWPEPPAIERLHEIKVNTLFIQGDKEWKDMFRIAEHFQEVPSIRFTLIKDADHMVTLTHPEKITNDIQLFLQDG is encoded by the coding sequence ATGGATTTACATTATGAAGTACACGGTTCTGGTGATCCGATTGTGATGATTCATAGCCCTGGAGTAGATATGAGGGAGTGGGTTTTTATCGTACCTCATTTAGCCAAAACAAACCAAGTGGTTATTTTTGATGGTCGAGGCGCTGGAAAGTCACCATCACCGTCTGAACCAACCGATTATGTTGATGATTTGCTAAAGTTGATCGATCATCTTGGTTTAAAAAAGGTCACTCTTGTAGGTCATTCGATGGGGGGACAAATTGCAACTGATTTTACTCTTACATTCCCTGATAAAGTGAGAAAATTAGTATTATTAGCTCCTTCATTAACGGGATATACTTATTCCAGTGAATTCATTCAGTGGATGCAAAGCGTAAATGCTGTTGCACCAGACGTTAAGAAACTTGTAGAGCTGTCGCTAAGTGGACCAAATTATCGTATTACGATGTCAAGTCCACACCAAGACTTTCTCTATGATATGACGAGACATCATATGAAAAAAGTTTTTACGGAATGGGAAAATTTTGAGATGACCTGGCCTGAACCACCAGCCATTGAACGATTACATGAGATAAAAGTAAATACTCTTTTTATTCAAGGAGATAAGGAATGGAAGGATATGTTTCGAATCGCTGAACATTTTCAAGAAGTTCCATCGATCCGTTTTACCCTCATTAAAGATGCAGATCATATGGTGACACTGACTCACCCTGAAAAAATCACTAATGATATCCAGTTGTTTTTACAAGATGGATAA
- the prli42 gene encoding stressosome-associated protein Prli42 gives MGKKKMQKTIIYLMLFAMIASTLFAGLAMIL, from the coding sequence ATGGGAAAGAAGAAAATGCAAAAGACGATTATTTATTTAATGTTATTTGCTATGATCGCATCAACATTATTCGCAGGTTTAGCGATGATTTTATAA
- the mce gene encoding methylmalonyl-CoA epimerase gives MKRVDHIGIAVPSIEEALPLYTDIFGLTLIKVEEVILENVKVAFLDGGNIKLELLEPLSSKSTIAQFIEKRGQGIHHIAFGVENIENRILELKSKGIDMINQQSKKGAGGANIAFLHPKSTQKVLYELCEKPVGKEI, from the coding sequence ATGAAAAGAGTAGATCATATCGGCATAGCTGTACCCTCAATTGAGGAAGCGCTACCATTATATACAGATATTTTTGGTTTAACACTTATAAAGGTTGAAGAGGTTATTCTAGAAAATGTGAAAGTAGCATTTCTAGATGGAGGTAATATAAAGCTAGAATTGTTAGAGCCCTTATCTTCAAAAAGTACTATCGCACAATTTATAGAAAAACGAGGGCAAGGTATTCATCATATCGCCTTTGGGGTAGAAAATATAGAAAATCGCATTTTAGAATTGAAATCAAAGGGAATTGACATGATCAATCAGCAATCTAAAAAAGGGGCAGGAGGCGCTAACATCGCTTTTCTTCACCCTAAATCAACGCAAAAGGTATTGTATGAGTTGTGTGAAAAACCAGTCGGAAAGGAAATTTAA
- a CDS encoding acyl-CoA carboxylase subunit beta has translation MDIYEKINELYDRKRKVELGGGDERIDKQHEKGKLTARERIELLVDKGSFVELNPFIEHRSNDFGLDKAEGPGDGVVTGYGKVNGRPIYLFSQDFTVFGGALGEMHAQKIANVMDLAVKNGAPFVGLNDSGGARIQEGVVSLDGYGHIFYRNSIYSGVIPQISVIMGPCAGGAVYSPAITDFVFMVDKTSQMFITGPKVIETVTGEKISAEDLGGSEVHNTISGNAHFRGESEEEVLEQVRLLLSYLPQNNEEKPPIKEAGLENHYRENLADTIPFDAVRPYDVRKVIEEVVDEGSFLEIQSGFAKNIVIGLARMNGEVVGLVCNQPKIMAGGLDIDSSDKASRFIRFCDSFQIPIITFEDVTGFFPGVKQEHGGIIRHGAKILYAYSEATVPKITVILRKAYGGAYVALNSKAIGADLVFAWPNAEIAVMGPQGAANIIFARDINQSDNPEQLRAEKIEEYREKFANPYVAASRGMVDDVIDPRETRIKLIQGLEMMRNKKEDRPKKKHGNIPL, from the coding sequence ATGGATATTTACGAAAAAATAAATGAATTATATGATCGAAAGCGTAAGGTAGAGCTTGGTGGTGGAGATGAACGCATCGACAAGCAACATGAAAAAGGAAAATTAACGGCCAGAGAAAGGATAGAGCTACTAGTCGATAAAGGAAGCTTTGTTGAATTAAATCCATTTATTGAGCATCGAAGTAATGACTTTGGTTTAGACAAAGCTGAGGGTCCTGGTGATGGGGTTGTCACGGGATATGGAAAAGTGAATGGAAGACCGATTTATTTATTTTCACAAGATTTCACCGTTTTTGGAGGAGCATTAGGTGAAATGCATGCTCAAAAAATTGCCAACGTAATGGATTTGGCTGTGAAAAATGGTGCCCCTTTCGTTGGATTAAACGATTCAGGTGGAGCAAGAATTCAAGAAGGTGTCGTTTCACTGGACGGCTATGGGCATATTTTTTATCGAAACTCAATCTATTCTGGAGTGATACCGCAAATTTCGGTTATTATGGGTCCATGTGCCGGCGGAGCCGTCTATTCGCCGGCTATAACTGATTTTGTTTTTATGGTAGATAAAACGAGTCAGATGTTTATTACAGGGCCAAAAGTTATTGAGACCGTAACAGGAGAAAAGATTAGTGCAGAGGATTTAGGTGGTTCAGAAGTACATAATACCATAAGTGGAAATGCGCATTTCCGCGGAGAGTCTGAAGAAGAAGTTTTAGAGCAGGTTCGTTTATTATTATCTTATTTACCACAAAATAACGAAGAAAAACCCCCAATAAAGGAAGCTGGATTAGAGAATCACTATCGAGAAAATTTAGCGGACACTATTCCTTTTGATGCAGTCAGACCTTATGATGTTAGAAAAGTAATTGAAGAGGTAGTCGATGAGGGTAGTTTTTTAGAAATTCAAAGTGGGTTTGCTAAAAATATAGTGATTGGCCTTGCGAGAATGAACGGTGAAGTGGTTGGCCTTGTATGTAACCAGCCTAAAATTATGGCCGGGGGGCTGGATATTGATTCGTCTGATAAAGCAAGCCGCTTTATTCGCTTCTGTGATTCCTTTCAAATTCCAATCATTACGTTCGAAGATGTAACCGGTTTCTTTCCAGGTGTTAAACAAGAGCATGGCGGTATCATTCGCCATGGAGCAAAAATTTTATATGCTTATTCAGAAGCAACTGTTCCGAAAATTACGGTCATATTGCGCAAAGCGTATGGTGGAGCCTACGTGGCACTAAATTCCAAAGCAATTGGAGCTGATTTAGTTTTTGCATGGCCAAATGCGGAAATCGCCGTAATGGGTCCACAGGGGGCTGCCAATATAATTTTTGCGAGAGATATTAATCAGAGTGATAACCCTGAGCAACTTCGTGCTGAAAAAATTGAAGAATATCGAGAAAAGTTTGCAAATCCATATGTTGCTGCTAGCAGAGGAATGGTGGATGACGTTATCGACCCTCGTGAAACAAGAATTAAGTTAATTCAAGGGCTTGAAATGATGCGGAATAAAAAAGAAGATCGACCAAAAAAGAAACACGGAAATATCCCTCTTTAA
- a CDS encoding tripeptidase T, translated as MINQDRIVNEFLELVQIDSETRYEGHISKVLKEKFESLGVLVVEDDTMEITGHGAGNLICTLPATKDGVDTIYFTSHMDTVVPAKSVKPILKEDGYIYSDGTTILGADDKAGLAVMLEAVRVLKEQNIAHGKIEFIITVGEESGLVGAKALDPSYVTAKYGFALDSDGKVGNIIVAAPTQAKVKAVIYGKTAHAGVAPEKGVSAITIASKAISRMPLGRIDEETTANIGRFAGGQATNIVCDQVDILAEARSLIPGKMEAQVEKMKEAFHSAAAEMGGSASVEVDIMYPGFKFADGDEVVEVAKKAAEKIGRPSSLQTSGGGSDANVIAGFGIPTVNLAVGYEEIHTTNERMPVQELVKLAEMVVSIVEEVTSA; from the coding sequence ATGATTAATCAAGATCGAATCGTAAATGAATTTTTAGAATTAGTGCAAATTGACTCAGAAACTCGATATGAAGGACATATTTCGAAAGTGTTAAAAGAAAAATTTGAAAGTCTTGGTGTTCTAGTCGTTGAGGATGATACCATGGAAATTACAGGACATGGTGCGGGTAATTTAATTTGCACATTACCAGCAACAAAAGATGGGGTCGATACGATCTATTTTACGTCACATATGGATACGGTCGTACCAGCTAAGTCAGTGAAGCCTATTTTAAAAGAAGACGGCTATATTTATTCTGATGGAACAACGATATTAGGCGCGGATGATAAAGCTGGTCTCGCCGTAATGTTAGAAGCGGTTCGTGTATTAAAGGAACAAAATATTGCTCACGGTAAAATTGAGTTTATTATTACAGTCGGAGAAGAGTCTGGATTAGTAGGAGCAAAGGCATTAGACCCATCTTATGTAACGGCGAAGTATGGCTTTGCTTTAGATAGTGATGGAAAAGTTGGAAATATTATTGTCGCTGCCCCAACACAAGCAAAAGTTAAGGCTGTCATTTATGGGAAAACGGCACATGCTGGAGTAGCACCTGAGAAGGGCGTATCGGCTATTACAATAGCATCAAAAGCCATTAGCCGAATGCCATTAGGTAGGATCGATGAAGAAACAACAGCAAATATTGGCAGGTTTGCAGGTGGACAAGCAACGAATATCGTTTGTGATCAAGTCGATATTTTAGCAGAAGCACGCTCGTTAATACCTGGTAAAATGGAAGCTCAAGTAGAGAAAATGAAAGAGGCATTCCATTCAGCGGCAGCTGAAATGGGGGGAAGTGCTTCTGTTGAAGTTGACATCATGTATCCAGGTTTTAAATTTGCAGACGGCGATGAAGTAGTGGAAGTGGCGAAAAAGGCTGCTGAAAAAATTGGACGTCCAAGCAGTCTTCAAACAAGTGGAGGCGGAAGCGATGCAAACGTCATTGCAGGCTTCGGGATTCCGACTGTAAACTTAGCAGTAGGATATGAAGAAATTCATACAACAAATGAAAGAATGCCTGTTCAAGAATTAGTAAAGCTTGCTGAGATGGTTGTTTCTATTGTTGAAGAAGTGACTAGTGCTTAG